From a single Lytechinus pictus isolate F3 Inbred unplaced genomic scaffold, Lp3.0 scaffold_19, whole genome shotgun sequence genomic region:
- the LOC135157767 gene encoding amidophosphoribosyltransferase-like: protein MEVLTKNRYVGRTFIQPNQRLRQLGVSKKFGALTENFKGKRIIIIDDSIVRGTTIGPIIKLLKKCGAKEVHIRVASPPVSNPCYMGINIPTREELVANRIPVDRLANYFNADSIAYLSIEGLRMAVMEGMQIEESRKQKRLHCTACLSGEYPVKLEW, encoded by the exons ATGGAGGTGTTGACCAAGAATAGGTATGTTGGAAGGACGTTCATCCAGCCAAACCAGAGATTGAGGCAGCTTGGTGTATCAAAGAAGTTTGGCGCCCTCACAGAGAACTTCAAGGGCAAGCGCATTATCATCATTGATGATTCGATCGTGAGAGGAACAACGATAGGCCCCATCATCAAGCTGCtcaaaaaatgtggagcaaaagAG GTTCACATACGAGTCGCATCCCCACCGGTCTCCAATCCTTGCTACATGGGCATCAACATCCCAACTAGGGAGGAACTCGTTGCAAACCGAATCCCTGTCGATCGACTCGCTAATTACTTCAATGCAGACAGCATCGCTTACCTGTCCATAGAGGGACTTCGAATGGCTGTCATGGAAGGCATGCAGATTGAGGAGAGCAGAAAACAGAAGCGTCTACACTGTACTGCTTGCTTAAGTGGTGAGTACCCTGTCAAACTGGAATGGTGA